A single window of Neisseria chenwenguii DNA harbors:
- the rpmF gene encoding 50S ribosomal protein L32 translates to MAVQQNKKSPSKRGMHRSHDALTAPALSVDGNTGEVHRPHHISPNGMYRGRKVVKAKGE, encoded by the coding sequence ATGGCCGTTCAACAAAACAAAAAATCCCCCTCTAAACGCGGTATGCACCGCTCACACGACGCGCTGACCGCGCCTGCGCTGTCTGTCGACGGCAACACCGGCGAAGTACACCGTCCGCACCACATTTCGCCCAACGGTATGTATCGCGGCCGCAAAGTCGTTAAAGCCAAAGGCGAATGA
- the plsX gene encoding phosphate acyltransferase PlsX, protein MITLAVDAMGGDAGLAVTVPGAAAFLKRQPNVRLMMVGDEAAVGKALREAGVPMERVRIVHAAQVVEMDEAPQLALKNKKDSSMRVAINQVKEGVAQAAVSAGNTGALMATARFVLKTIPGIERPAIAKFLPSGENHLTLMLDLGANVDCTPDQLVQFAVVGSELVQALHPERGLPRVGLLNVGTEDIKGTDTVKQTFKLLKSGKLNFIGNVEGNDVFNGKIDVVVADGFVGNIMLKTIEGAVKFMGGAIKQEFQRNWYNKLAAVAALPALKGMKSKLDPRKFNGAIFLGLRGVVVKSHGGTDEVGFMYALEEAYHEAEAASLSKIEQGVAAQLAALEEVREQEAALETAVTHIGTAAE, encoded by the coding sequence ATGATTACATTGGCCGTAGATGCCATGGGCGGCGATGCCGGCCTGGCGGTTACCGTGCCCGGCGCGGCTGCTTTTCTGAAGCGCCAGCCAAACGTCCGTTTGATGATGGTCGGTGACGAAGCCGCCGTCGGCAAAGCCCTGCGCGAAGCAGGTGTGCCGATGGAGCGCGTCAGAATCGTTCATGCCGCTCAAGTGGTTGAAATGGACGAAGCGCCGCAGCTGGCGCTAAAAAACAAAAAAGATTCCTCTATGCGCGTTGCCATCAATCAGGTCAAGGAAGGAGTTGCGCAAGCTGCCGTATCCGCAGGCAACACCGGCGCACTGATGGCGACTGCGCGTTTTGTGCTCAAAACCATCCCGGGTATCGAACGCCCTGCGATTGCCAAATTCCTGCCTTCGGGCGAAAACCACCTCACGCTGATGCTGGATTTGGGCGCGAATGTGGACTGCACGCCCGACCAACTCGTGCAGTTTGCCGTTGTCGGCAGCGAGCTGGTGCAGGCGCTGCATCCCGAAAGAGGGCTGCCGCGCGTCGGCCTGCTCAACGTCGGCACGGAAGACATCAAAGGCACGGATACCGTCAAACAAACCTTCAAGCTGCTGAAATCCGGCAAGCTGAACTTTATCGGCAATGTTGAAGGCAACGACGTATTCAACGGTAAAATCGACGTCGTCGTCGCCGACGGCTTTGTCGGCAATATCATGCTGAAAACCATCGAAGGTGCCGTCAAATTCATGGGCGGCGCAATCAAGCAGGAATTTCAGCGCAACTGGTACAACAAACTTGCCGCCGTCGCTGCCTTGCCCGCGCTCAAAGGCATGAAGAGCAAACTCGATCCGCGTAAATTCAATGGCGCCATTTTCCTCGGCCTGCGCGGCGTCGTCGTCAAAAGCCACGGCGGCACCGACGAAGTCGGCTTTATGTACGCGCTCGAAGAAGCCTACCACGAAGCCGAAGCCGCCAGCCTGTCGAAAATCGAACAGGGTGTCGCCGCCCAGCTCGCCGCATTGGAAGAGGTGCGCGAACAGGAAGCCGCATTGGAAACCGCCGTTACCCATATCGGTACGGCGGCGGAGTGA
- a CDS encoding Maf family protein, with the protein MSEKLPLVLGSGSIFRRAQLTRLGLDFQTASPDFDETPQAGENAEQTALRLAEGKARSLAAQFPRALVIGADQVAWCGGRQLGKPMNVAAAQQMLASLSGKQIEFYSAVVLLNTAANRIQTHVDYTAVTMRTLTDAQIRAYLAREPDAVYCAGAAKSEGLGTALIEEIDSRDPNALIGLPLFRLIDFLRNEGVEIL; encoded by the coding sequence ATGAGTGAAAAACTGCCTTTGGTTTTAGGGTCGGGTTCGATATTCCGCCGCGCGCAACTGACGCGGCTGGGTTTGGATTTTCAGACGGCCTCGCCCGACTTCGACGAAACGCCGCAAGCGGGCGAAAATGCGGAACAAACTGCGCTGCGCCTGGCCGAGGGCAAAGCCCGTTCGCTGGCTGCGCAATTTCCGCGCGCGCTGGTTATCGGCGCAGACCAAGTGGCATGGTGCGGCGGCCGCCAGCTCGGCAAACCGATGAACGTCGCCGCAGCGCAACAAATGCTTGCTTCGCTCAGCGGCAAACAGATTGAATTTTACAGCGCCGTCGTGCTTTTGAATACCGCCGCCAACCGCATTCAAACCCACGTCGATTACACCGCCGTAACCATGCGCACGCTGACCGACGCGCAAATCCGCGCTTATCTGGCGCGCGAACCCGACGCTGTCTATTGTGCGGGCGCGGCGAAAAGCGAGGGCTTGGGCACGGCGCTGATTGAGGAAATCGACAGCCGCGACCCAAACGCCCTGATCGGTCTGCCGTTGTTCCGACTAATTGATTTTCTGCGCAACGAAGGCGTGGAAATTCTGTAA
- a CDS encoding SAM-dependent methyltransferase, translating into MNPVLYLIPTPLGAPDTPCLLPHEQAQITGLTDFVIEAEKTARAHLKHLGITTPIRELNLQTLNEHTDKKTLPELLSPLQNGRSMGLLSEAGCPAVADPGADLVALAHRRGFEVRPLVGPSSLLLALMASGANGQNFAFKGYLPSEKNERIAALNALEQRSRQCCETQLFIETPYRNDALLADAVAHLHPETRLCTACDLTLPTQSIISQPVAAWRKLKGLPNLKKRPTIFVLHAE; encoded by the coding sequence ATGAACCCCGTTCTCTACCTCATCCCAACCCCGCTCGGCGCACCCGACACTCCCTGTCTGCTGCCGCACGAACAGGCGCAGATTACCGGCCTGACCGATTTTGTCATCGAAGCGGAAAAAACCGCCCGCGCCCATTTGAAACATCTGGGCATTACCACGCCGATACGCGAGTTAAACTTGCAAACGCTCAACGAACACACCGACAAAAAAACGCTACCCGAGCTGCTAAGCCCCTTGCAAAACGGCCGCAGTATGGGATTGCTCAGCGAAGCCGGCTGCCCCGCCGTCGCCGATCCGGGTGCGGATTTGGTCGCGCTGGCGCACCGCCGCGGTTTTGAAGTCCGCCCGCTGGTCGGCCCCTCCAGCCTGCTGCTGGCCTTGATGGCATCGGGCGCAAACGGACAGAATTTCGCGTTTAAAGGCTACCTGCCGTCTGAAAAAAACGAGCGCATCGCCGCGCTCAATGCGTTGGAACAGCGTTCGCGCCAATGCTGCGAAACCCAGCTTTTCATCGAAACGCCCTACCGCAACGACGCCCTGCTCGCCGACGCCGTTGCCCACCTCCATCCCGAAACCCGCCTCTGCACCGCCTGCGACCTGACACTGCCGACACAGAGCATCATCAGCCAGCCCGTCGCCGCTTGGCGCAAATTGAAAGGGTTGCCGAATCTGAAAAAGCGCCCGACGATTTTTGTATTGCATGCAGAATAA
- a CDS encoding Tex family protein: MNITRIIASELSATVSQIQAAVDLLDEGATVPFIARYRKEATGGLDDTQLRTLAERLQYLRELEERKATVLKSIEEQGKLSDGLREQIEACDNKTALEDLYLPYKPKRRTKAQIARENGLQPLADVLLADQSQDPETAANAYLNEQVPDSKAALDGARAILMEQFAEDAELIGRLRDKLWAEAEVHAQVLEGKEKDGEKFKDYFDHREPVRTMPSHRALAVLRGRNEGVLTVALKYQPDETLVTEQSAYEKIIAAHFKISDGHKWLRDTVRLTWRAKIFLSLELDALGRLKENADSDAITVFARNLKDLLLAAPAGRLPTLGLDPGYRTGIKTAVVDDTGKLLDTAVVYLHQENNALATLAALVKKYGIKLIAIGNGTASRETDKLAGELIKGLPEAGLHKIVVSEAGASVYSASELAAKEFPELDVSLRGAVSIARRLQDPLAELVKIDPKSIGVGQYQHDVNQTQLAKSLDAVVEDCVNAVGVDVNTASAPLLARISGLNSTLAQNIVAYRDENGAFDSRRKLLKVPRLGEKTYEQAAGFLRINGGKEPLDASAVHPEAYPIVAKMLDDLHISAADLIGNRDKIRQIKPAAYTTDQFGLPTIMDILAELEKPGRDPRGEFQTASFAEGINEISDLQAGMILEGVVSNVANFGAFVDIGVHQDGLVHISALADKFVQDPREIVKAGDVVKVKVLEVDAARKRIALTMRLNDDADSGSPKNGRPSENAARNNRSGSLKDKGQREKNVGNTAMADAFARLKK, translated from the coding sequence ATGAACATCACCCGAATCATCGCCTCCGAACTCTCCGCCACCGTTTCCCAAATCCAAGCCGCCGTCGATTTGCTCGACGAGGGCGCAACCGTGCCGTTTATCGCCCGCTACCGCAAAGAAGCCACGGGCGGGCTGGACGATACGCAGCTGCGCACGCTGGCCGAGCGTCTGCAATACCTGCGCGAACTGGAAGAACGCAAAGCCACCGTGCTGAAAAGCATTGAAGAGCAAGGCAAACTTTCAGACGGCCTGCGCGAGCAAATCGAAGCCTGCGACAACAAAACCGCGCTGGAAGATTTATATCTGCCCTACAAACCCAAACGCCGCACCAAAGCGCAAATCGCGCGCGAAAACGGTTTGCAGCCGCTTGCCGACGTGCTGCTAGCTGACCAGTCGCAAGACCCGGAAACCGCCGCAAATGCCTACCTGAATGAGCAGGTGCCTGATAGCAAAGCCGCGCTGGACGGCGCGCGCGCGATTCTGATGGAACAGTTTGCCGAGGATGCCGAACTCATCGGCCGTCTGCGCGACAAGCTGTGGGCGGAAGCGGAAGTCCATGCGCAAGTGCTTGAAGGCAAAGAAAAAGACGGCGAAAAATTCAAGGATTATTTCGACCACCGCGAACCCGTGCGCACCATGCCCAGCCACCGCGCGCTGGCGGTTTTGCGCGGCCGCAACGAAGGCGTGCTGACCGTCGCGCTCAAATACCAGCCGGATGAAACGCTGGTTACCGAGCAAAGCGCGTATGAAAAAATCATCGCCGCGCATTTCAAGATTTCAGACGGCCACAAATGGCTGCGCGACACTGTGCGCCTGACCTGGCGGGCGAAAATCTTCCTATCGCTCGAACTCGACGCCTTGGGCCGTCTGAAAGAAAACGCCGACAGCGACGCAATTACTGTGTTTGCACGCAATCTCAAAGACCTGCTGCTTGCCGCGCCCGCCGGCCGCCTGCCCACCCTCGGCCTCGACCCCGGCTACCGCACCGGCATCAAAACCGCCGTGGTGGACGACACCGGCAAGCTGCTCGACACCGCCGTCGTCTATTTACATCAGGAAAACAACGCCTTGGCAACGCTCGCAGCCCTCGTGAAAAAATACGGCATCAAACTGATTGCCATCGGCAACGGCACCGCCAGCCGCGAAACCGACAAACTGGCGGGCGAACTCATCAAAGGCCTGCCGGAAGCGGGCTTGCACAAAATCGTCGTCTCCGAAGCCGGCGCATCCGTCTATTCCGCCAGCGAACTGGCCGCCAAAGAATTTCCCGAACTCGACGTCAGCTTGCGCGGCGCGGTTTCCATCGCCCGCCGCCTGCAAGACCCGCTCGCCGAACTCGTGAAAATCGACCCCAAATCCATCGGCGTTGGCCAGTACCAGCACGACGTCAACCAAACCCAGCTCGCCAAATCGCTCGATGCCGTGGTGGAAGACTGCGTGAACGCCGTCGGCGTGGATGTGAACACCGCCTCCGCGCCGCTGCTCGCCAGAATTTCAGGCCTAAACAGCACCTTGGCGCAAAACATCGTCGCCTACCGCGACGAAAACGGCGCGTTCGACAGCCGCCGCAAACTCCTCAAAGTGCCGCGCCTCGGTGAAAAAACCTACGAGCAGGCCGCCGGATTTTTGCGCATCAACGGCGGCAAAGAACCGCTCGACGCCAGCGCCGTACACCCCGAAGCCTACCCCATCGTCGCCAAAATGCTCGACGACCTGCACATCAGTGCCGCCGACCTCATCGGCAATCGCGACAAAATCCGCCAAATCAAACCCGCCGCCTACACCACCGACCAATTCGGCCTGCCCACCATCATGGACATCCTCGCCGAACTGGAAAAACCCGGCCGCGACCCGCGCGGCGAATTTCAGACGGCTTCATTCGCCGAAGGCATCAACGAAATCAGCGATTTACAGGCAGGCATGATACTGGAAGGCGTCGTCTCCAACGTCGCCAACTTCGGCGCATTCGTGGACATCGGCGTGCATCAGGACGGCCTCGTCCACATCTCCGCGCTCGCCGACAAATTCGTGCAAGACCCGCGCGAAATCGTCAAAGCCGGCGATGTGGTAAAAGTGAAAGTGCTGGAAGTCGATGCCGCGAGAAAACGCATCGCGCTGACCATGCGCCTGAACGACGACGCAGACAGCGGTTCGCCAAAAAACGGCAGGCCGTCTGAAAACGCCGCGAGAAACAACCGTTCAGGCAGCCTGAAAGATAAAGGGCAAAGGGAAAAAAACGTGGGCAATACCGCGATGGCGGATGCGTTTGCGAGGTTGAAAAAGTAA
- a CDS encoding phosphoribosyltransferase, with protein MKQKIWYTYDDIHRVIKGLAEKIQNSGVRYDAMIAIGGGGFIPARMLRCFLEIPIYAVTTAYYDSDNEGQVTEEVKKVQWLDPVPDALKGKNVLVVDEVDDSRVTMEFCLNELLKEDFATVGVAVLHEKIKEKAGKIPEGIPYFSGLTVEDWWINYPWDAEDIDEHNRLAKEGC; from the coding sequence ATGAAACAGAAAATCTGGTACACCTACGACGACATCCACCGCGTCATTAAAGGCTTGGCGGAGAAAATCCAAAATTCGGGCGTCCGTTACGATGCCATGATTGCCATCGGCGGGGGCGGCTTTATTCCCGCCCGTATGCTGCGCTGTTTTCTGGAGATTCCGATTTACGCCGTGACAACCGCTTATTACGACAGCGACAACGAAGGCCAAGTCACGGAAGAAGTGAAAAAAGTGCAATGGCTCGATCCCGTACCCGATGCGCTGAAAGGCAAAAACGTGCTGGTGGTCGATGAAGTGGACGACAGCCGCGTTACGATGGAATTTTGTCTGAACGAGCTGCTCAAAGAGGATTTCGCCACCGTCGGCGTTGCCGTTTTGCATGAAAAAATCAAAGAAAAAGCCGGCAAAATTCCCGAAGGCATTCCCTATTTCAGCGGCTTGACCGTGGAAGACTGGTGGATTAATTATCCGTGGGACGCGGAAGACATCGACGAACACAACCGTTTGGCCAAAGAGGGCTGCTAA
- a CDS encoding YceD family protein, whose amino-acid sequence MSDPNLIDPKVFADEKQALQGGFRLDELDERVWSHDFFADRKSAVSFTLQGGQDRLHRLFLDLTVKAEMPLVCQRCIKPVPFELNDTCRIFLFADEESLDEAMLADDELEGMLLQDVLDVRSLVEDQILIALPYSPRHEDCGNSALDEVNRDKPNPFAVLAGLKK is encoded by the coding sequence ATGTCAGACCCTAATTTGATTGACCCGAAGGTTTTCGCCGACGAAAAGCAGGCGCTGCAGGGCGGCTTCCGGCTGGACGAGTTGGACGAACGTGTTTGGTCGCACGACTTTTTCGCCGACAGAAAAAGCGCGGTTTCGTTTACGCTGCAAGGCGGACAAGACCGGCTGCACAGGCTGTTTCTCGATTTGACGGTAAAAGCGGAAATGCCGCTGGTTTGCCAGCGCTGCATCAAGCCCGTGCCGTTTGAATTAAACGATACCTGCCGGATTTTTCTGTTTGCCGACGAAGAAAGCCTCGACGAAGCCATGCTCGCCGACGACGAGTTGGAGGGTATGCTGCTGCAAGACGTTTTGGATGTCCGCAGCCTGGTGGAAGACCAGATTCTGATTGCGCTGCCTTATTCCCCGCGTCACGAAGATTGCGGCAATTCGGCGCTTGACGAGGTCAATCGGGACAAACCCAATCCTTTTGCCGTATTGGCGGGTTTGAAAAAATAG
- a CDS encoding virulence RhuM family protein, giving the protein MTDNTLILYTTSDGLSQFILRELGGQLWLTQAEMAELYQTSKQNISKHIAAVLSEGELLEAATVNFQLTVQNEGGREVSREIAHYSLPMIIAVGYRVRSTRGTQFRQWATRTLGEYLQKGFVLDDERLKNPPVGTVPAPDYFDELLERIRDIRASEKRVYLRVREIFALAADYQPSFKETTQFFKVIQNKLHFAATGQTAAELVFHRADADKPLMGLTHTADGGVRKKDIKTAKNYLQENEIGELNRIVTMWLDFAEDQALRKKQVFLRDWVEKLDQFLQFNDREVLQGAGTISKKQADAKAEAEYERYQAAQRQIREIRGEQDIAELLRYRDERPSEK; this is encoded by the coding sequence ATGACTGACAACACCTTAATCCTCTACACCACTTCAGACGGCCTGTCCCAATTTATCTTGCGCGAGCTGGGCGGACAGCTTTGGCTTACGCAGGCGGAAATGGCCGAGCTGTATCAGACCAGCAAACAGAACATCAGCAAGCATATTGCCGCTGTTTTATCGGAAGGCGAATTGCTTGAAGCGGCAACTGTCAACTTTCAGTTGACAGTTCAAAACGAAGGCGGTCGCGAAGTCAGTCGTGAAATCGCACATTATTCGCTTCCGATGATTATCGCCGTCGGCTACCGCGTCCGTTCTACGCGCGGCACGCAGTTCCGCCAGTGGGCAACGCGCACTTTGGGCGAGTATCTGCAAAAGGGGTTTGTGCTGGATGACGAGCGTTTGAAAAATCCGCCGGTCGGCACGGTGCCGGCGCCGGATTATTTCGACGAATTGCTGGAACGCATCCGCGATATTCGTGCCAGCGAAAAGCGGGTGTATCTGCGTGTGCGGGAAATTTTCGCGCTGGCCGCGGATTATCAGCCGAGTTTTAAGGAAACCACGCAGTTTTTCAAAGTGATTCAAAACAAACTGCATTTTGCCGCAACGGGGCAAACGGCTGCCGAATTGGTGTTTCATCGTGCCGATGCGGACAAACCGTTGATGGGGCTGACCCATACGGCAGACGGCGGAGTGCGCAAAAAAGACATCAAAACCGCAAAAAATTATTTGCAGGAAAACGAAATCGGCGAATTAAACCGCATCGTCACCATGTGGCTGGATTTTGCCGAAGACCAGGCGCTGCGGAAAAAACAGGTTTTTCTGCGCGATTGGGTGGAAAAGCTGGATCAGTTTCTGCAATTCAACGACCGCGAAGTGCTGCAAGGTGCAGGAACAATCAGTAAAAAGCAGGCTGATGCCAAAGCGGAAGCCGAATATGAACGCTATCAGGCGGCGCAGCGGCAAATCAGGGAGATACGGGGAGAGCAGGATATTGCCGAACTGCTGCGTTATCGCGATGAAAGGCCGTCTGAAAAATGA
- a CDS encoding AAA family ATPase, which yields MLIDFAVSNYRSFREQQNFSMVKTKGDEQPSNTFRIESIKGLELLKTSAIYGANASGKSNFLKALKTMKRIVTNTSQRGDKLPLIPFKLDKAYLTEPTEFEITFIVQNIRYQYGFSATETQIFDEWLFAYPKGHSQKWFERVWDDEEKKYHWKFSSFLLGTKQVWQQATRDNALFLSTAVQLNSEQLKPLFDWFDNNLLFSGVDGFGPEYTAHQCNEGKKEKVIKLLKAADFNIHNINVETEDFDPSFFPEDMPETLKNHLFEKLKDIKHLKLKTVHYDNDGSEVNFDFNDESDGTQKFFSFVGPILDVLENGYTLCIDELNVNMHPKLVQFLVELFHDQASNPKNAQLIFTTHETSILNQNVFRRDQIWFCERDNKQSSILYPLSDFSPKKGKENLEAGYLSGRYGALPFIHAFDLGR from the coding sequence ATGCTTATTGACTTCGCTGTGAGTAACTACCGTTCTTTCCGTGAACAACAAAATTTCAGTATGGTAAAAACAAAAGGTGATGAACAGCCAAGTAATACTTTCCGTATTGAAAGTATTAAGGGACTGGAACTGTTGAAAACATCAGCAATTTATGGCGCAAATGCAAGTGGAAAATCTAATTTCCTCAAAGCATTAAAAACAATGAAACGTATTGTTACCAATACTTCTCAACGTGGAGACAAACTGCCGCTCATTCCGTTTAAATTAGATAAAGCTTATCTAACTGAACCCACAGAATTCGAGATTACTTTTATTGTTCAAAATATTCGCTATCAATATGGGTTTAGTGCAACCGAAACACAGATTTTTGATGAATGGCTGTTTGCGTACCCTAAAGGCCATTCCCAAAAATGGTTTGAACGGGTGTGGGATGATGAAGAAAAAAAATATCATTGGAAGTTCAGTTCTTTTCTCTTAGGTACGAAACAGGTTTGGCAGCAAGCGACTAGAGATAATGCCTTATTTTTATCAACAGCAGTTCAGTTAAATAGCGAGCAGTTAAAGCCGCTATTTGATTGGTTCGATAATAACCTACTATTTAGTGGAGTTGATGGATTTGGACCTGAATATACTGCTCATCAATGTAATGAAGGTAAAAAAGAAAAAGTGATTAAGCTGTTAAAAGCTGCAGATTTTAATATTCACAATATTAACGTAGAAACAGAAGATTTTGATCCTTCTTTTTTTCCTGAGGATATGCCTGAAACATTGAAAAATCATTTGTTTGAAAAATTGAAAGATATTAAACACCTTAAATTAAAAACTGTTCATTACGATAATGATGGGAGTGAGGTGAATTTTGATTTCAATGATGAATCAGATGGCACTCAAAAATTCTTTTCATTTGTTGGTCCGATTTTAGATGTATTGGAAAACGGTTATACACTATGTATTGATGAACTGAATGTGAATATGCATCCTAAACTGGTTCAGTTTTTGGTTGAGTTATTCCATGACCAAGCCAGCAATCCGAAAAATGCCCAATTAATTTTTACCACGCATGAAACATCCATTTTGAATCAAAACGTTTTCCGTCGCGATCAAATTTGGTTTTGTGAAAGAGATAATAAACAGTCCTCTATCCTTTATCCTTTATCAGATTTCAGTCCCAAAAAGGGAAAAGAAAACTTGGAAGCAGGTTATTTATCCGGTCGATATGGGGCACTACCGTTTATCCATGCTTTTGATTTAGGGAGATAG
- a CDS encoding REP-associated tyrosine transposase, translating to MRYIHEFREAYRETLRHCPFETVAVTVLPDHFHLVLRLPDNRNDFSRIVQVLKTNFSKRLPESCRRPNASQNGKREAGIWQQRFWEHKIRDDADLERHVFYTYFNPVKHGLVRQVRDWPHSSFHRDVQNGLFPADWGGCLSENVRNLYHE from the coding sequence GTGCGGTATATCCATGAATTTCGCGAGGCCTATAGGGAAACTTTGCGGCATTGCCCGTTTGAAACCGTTGCGGTTACCGTCCTGCCCGACCATTTCCATCTGGTGCTGCGACTGCCTGACAACCGCAACGATTTTTCGCGTATCGTGCAGGTTCTGAAAACCAATTTTTCCAAACGCCTGCCTGAAAGCTGCCGCCGTCCGAATGCCAGCCAAAACGGGAAACGTGAAGCGGGCATTTGGCAGCAGCGGTTTTGGGAACATAAAATCCGTGACGATGCGGATTTGGAACGTCATGTTTTTTATACTTATTTCAATCCGGTAAAACACGGCTTGGTGCGGCAGGTGCGCGACTGGCCGCATTCTTCGTTCCACCGCGATGTGCAAAACGGGTTGTTTCCCGCCGATTGGGGCGGATGCCTGTCTGAAAATGTGCGGAATCTTTATCATGAGTAG
- a CDS encoding RloB family protein, with translation MGSDDLFKKKRKARNTKELKRQKDRKSYKRILIVCEGEKTEPNYFIGIRSYYRLHTANIEISGDKCGSDPKSIVKYAKQRFGEEKNIGNAFDEVYCVFDKDRHTNYQEAINELKNSRDKNIFHAITSVPCFEYWLLLHFEYTTKPYSEPAEVIKHLEQYLPDYEKGKFDIFKDLSDLDKQLMHAIAYAEKALKETERENTDNPSTQVHILVKRLKNLNEQ, from the coding sequence ATGGGTAGCGATGATTTGTTTAAAAAGAAGAGAAAAGCTAGAAATACAAAAGAACTGAAACGGCAAAAAGATCGCAAATCATACAAACGGATTTTAATTGTTTGTGAAGGAGAAAAAACTGAACCGAATTATTTTATCGGTATACGGAGCTACTATCGTTTACATACAGCAAATATTGAAATCAGTGGTGATAAATGCGGCTCTGATCCTAAAAGTATTGTGAAGTATGCCAAACAGCGTTTTGGAGAGGAAAAAAACATAGGTAATGCCTTTGATGAAGTTTATTGTGTATTTGATAAAGACAGGCATACAAACTATCAAGAAGCAATAAATGAGCTGAAAAACAGTAGGGATAAAAATATCTTCCATGCTATAACATCTGTTCCGTGTTTTGAGTATTGGCTATTGTTACATTTTGAATATACAACTAAACCATACTCGGAACCGGCAGAAGTAATAAAACATCTAGAACAGTATTTGCCTGATTATGAAAAAGGAAAATTTGATATTTTTAAAGATTTAAGTGATTTAGATAAACAGCTAATGCATGCAATTGCATATGCGGAAAAAGCATTAAAAGAAACAGAAAGAGAAAATACTGATAACCCCTCAACACAAGTACATATTCTGGTTAAACGTTTAAAGAATTTAAATGAGCAATAA